One genomic window of Vibrio mangrovi includes the following:
- the hslU gene encoding HslU--HslV peptidase ATPase subunit — translation MSEMTPREIVHELNRHIIGQDKAKRAVAIALRNRWRRMQLEESLRVEVTPKNILMIGPTGVGKTEIARRLAKLANAPFIKVEATKFTEVGYVGKEVETIIRDLTDVAVKMTHQQAMEKVKFRAEELAEERILDALLPPPRDSWGQEERSDDSSHTRQVFRKKLREGQLDDKEIEIDVAVPQMGVEIMAPPGMEEMTNQLQGMFQNLAGDSKKKRKLKIKDAFKALTEEEAAKLVNQDELKEQAIFNVENHGIVFIDEIDKICKRGEVSGPDVSREGVQRDLLPLIEGSTVSTKHGMVRTDHILFIASGAFQVAKPSDLIPELQGRLPIRVELEALSSDDFKRILTEPKASLTEQYQALMATEEVSIEFSEDGIAQIADAAWQVNETTENIGARRLHTVMERLMDEISFDATDKAGSSFMIDANYVKERLDELVDDEDLSRFIL, via the coding sequence ATGTCTGAAATGACTCCTCGTGAAATTGTTCATGAACTCAATCGTCATATTATCGGTCAGGATAAAGCTAAAAGGGCTGTGGCTATTGCTTTGCGTAACCGCTGGCGCCGGATGCAGCTGGAAGAAAGTCTGCGTGTTGAAGTCACTCCGAAAAATATCCTGATGATTGGTCCGACTGGGGTGGGTAAAACCGAAATTGCCCGTCGTCTGGCTAAATTAGCCAATGCTCCGTTTATTAAAGTCGAAGCGACAAAATTTACTGAAGTCGGTTATGTCGGTAAAGAAGTCGAAACGATTATCCGGGATCTTACGGATGTCGCTGTGAAGATGACGCATCAACAGGCGATGGAAAAGGTGAAGTTTCGGGCTGAAGAGTTAGCAGAAGAGCGAATTCTTGACGCATTACTTCCTCCGCCGCGAGACTCCTGGGGACAAGAAGAGAGAAGTGACGATTCATCTCATACCAGACAGGTTTTCCGTAAAAAATTACGGGAAGGACAACTGGACGATAAAGAGATTGAAATCGATGTTGCCGTACCTCAGATGGGGGTGGAGATTATGGCACCTCCGGGCATGGAAGAAATGACGAACCAGTTGCAGGGGATGTTCCAGAATTTGGCTGGAGACTCTAAAAAGAAACGTAAACTGAAAATTAAAGATGCGTTTAAAGCTCTGACCGAAGAAGAAGCCGCTAAACTGGTCAATCAGGATGAGTTAAAAGAGCAGGCTATTTTTAATGTTGAAAACCACGGTATCGTATTTATCGATGAGATCGACAAAATCTGTAAGCGGGGAGAAGTTTCTGGTCCGGATGTGTCTCGTGAAGGCGTTCAGCGTGATTTGTTGCCTTTGATCGAAGGAAGTACGGTATCGACAAAACATGGCATGGTCAGAACTGATCATATTTTGTTTATTGCTTCCGGTGCTTTCCAGGTTGCAAAACCATCGGATCTAATCCCTGAATTACAGGGACGTTTGCCAATCCGGGTTGAGCTGGAAGCGCTGAGCAGTGATGATTTCAAACGAATTCTGACAGAACCGAAAGCATCGTTAACTGAGCAATATCAGGCATTAATGGCAACAGAAGAAGTTTCCATTGAGTTTTCTGAAGATGGCATTGCTCAGATTGCTGATGCAGCATGGCAGGTTAATGAAACGACTGAAAATATCGGTGCCCGTCGTTTGCATACGGTGATGGAGCGTTTGATGGATGAAATTTCTTTCGATGCGACGGATAAAGCCGGTTCATCTTTTATGATTGATGCCAATTATGTGAAAGAGCGCTTAGACGAGTTAGTCGACGATGAAGATCTCAGTCGCTTTATTTTGTAA
- the ftsN gene encoding cell division protein FtsN: MANKDYVKRGSATKKTVRKPSKRRPWFSGTLAVVLVAVFGYGLYTLSMQPSPPANKALVPQKAEVKQPTSSNEKTLPPPPAEKWDYVDILPKREIEVTPKELKVSDVPYIMQCGAYKTMAQAEKRKLDIAFQGIKSKIRKKEDSSWYRVVIGPYKFKRDAERDRHKLQRAKIEPCAIWKERQ; encoded by the coding sequence GTGGCTAATAAAGACTATGTGAAGCGGGGAAGCGCGACAAAGAAAACTGTGCGGAAACCCTCGAAGAGACGCCCTTGGTTTAGTGGTACGCTTGCCGTGGTTCTGGTTGCCGTGTTTGGCTATGGTCTGTATACGCTGAGTATGCAGCCTTCTCCTCCGGCAAATAAGGCTCTGGTGCCTCAGAAGGCTGAGGTAAAGCAACCTACGTCATCGAATGAAAAGACACTTCCACCGCCACCGGCAGAAAAGTGGGATTATGTCGATATTCTGCCAAAGCGTGAAATTGAGGTGACACCAAAAGAGTTGAAAGTTTCAGATGTACCTTACATCATGCAGTGTGGTGCCTATAAAACGATGGCTCAGGCTGAAAAACGGAAGCTGGATATCGCCTTTCAGGGGATAAAAAGTAAAATCCGTAAGAAAGAAGACAGCAGTTGGTATCGTGTTGTGATCGGACCTTATAAATTTAAGCGGGATGCCGAACGTGACAGACACAAACTTCAGCGTGCCAAAATTGAACCATGTGCTATCTGGAAAGAAAGACAGTAA
- the tpiA gene encoding triose-phosphate isomerase: MRRPVVMGNWKLNGSKTMVTELLSGLNTELEGVTGVDVAVAPPALYLDLAERLIKEGGSKIILGAQNTDVNNSGAYTGDMSPEMLKDFGATHIIIGHSERREYHNESDEFVAQKFAFLKENGLTPVLCIGESEAQNEAGETLAVCARQIDAVIKTQGVEALNGAIIAYEPIWAIGTGKAATAEQAQSIHASIRAHIAKESEEVAKNVIIQYGGSVKADNAAELFSQPDIDGALVGGASLDAKGFAAIAKAAAAAKA; the protein is encoded by the coding sequence ATGCGTCGTCCTGTTGTTATGGGTAACTGGAAACTAAACGGAAGTAAAACCATGGTCACAGAACTACTCTCTGGCCTGAATACTGAACTCGAAGGTGTTACCGGCGTCGATGTTGCGGTCGCACCACCAGCTCTTTATCTGGATCTTGCCGAGCGTTTAATTAAGGAAGGCGGTAGCAAAATCATTCTGGGTGCACAAAACACTGATGTAAACAATAGCGGTGCCTACACTGGTGATATGTCTCCTGAAATGTTGAAAGATTTTGGTGCGACACACATCATTATCGGTCACTCAGAACGTCGTGAATACCATAATGAATCCGATGAATTCGTTGCGCAGAAGTTTGCTTTCCTGAAGGAAAACGGTCTGACACCAGTTCTGTGTATCGGTGAATCAGAAGCTCAGAATGAAGCAGGTGAAACACTTGCTGTTTGTGCACGTCAAATTGATGCCGTCATCAAAACTCAGGGCGTTGAAGCACTGAACGGCGCAATCATTGCTTATGAACCAATCTGGGCAATTGGTACAGGTAAAGCTGCAACTGCTGAACAGGCGCAGTCCATTCATGCTTCTATCCGTGCTCACATTGCTAAAGAAAGCGAAGAAGTAGCGAAAAACGTTATCATTCAGTACGGCGGTTCTGTTAAAGCAGACAACGCTGCTGAGCTGTTCTCACAACCAGACATTGATGGCGCATTGGTTGGTGGTGCATCTCTGGATGCTAAAGGCTTTGCTGCGATCGCTAAAGCAGCTGCGGCAGCTAAAGCTTAA
- the cytR gene encoding DNA-binding transcriptional regulator CytR codes for MATMKDVAQLAGVSTATVSRALMNPEKVSPSTRKRVEDAVLEAGYSPNSLARNLRRNESKTIVAIVPDICDPYFTEIIRGIEDAAVEHGYLVLLGDSGQQKKRESSFVNLVFTKQADGMLLLGTDLPFDASKSEQKNLPPMVMACEYAPELELPTVHIDNLTSAFEIVNYLTQMGHKRIGEIAGPDSAALCHFRHQGYMQALRRAGITMNPAYYYKGDFSFEAGVKAIRQLLGLSDPPGAVFCHNDMMAIGAIQEAKRLGVRVPQDLSVVGFDDINFAQYCDPPLTTVSQPRYEIGRQAMLMMLEVLRGHDVRAGSRLLETKLVIRDSVAPPRAT; via the coding sequence ATGGCGACAATGAAGGATGTTGCTCAATTAGCGGGAGTGTCAACCGCGACCGTATCCAGGGCATTGATGAATCCCGAAAAAGTGTCGCCATCGACAAGAAAACGGGTTGAAGATGCTGTTCTTGAGGCGGGATATTCTCCGAATTCGCTGGCACGCAATTTAAGACGTAACGAATCAAAAACGATTGTCGCTATCGTGCCTGATATTTGTGATCCTTATTTTACTGAAATCATTCGGGGAATTGAGGACGCAGCGGTAGAGCATGGCTATCTGGTGTTGCTGGGTGATAGCGGTCAGCAGAAGAAGCGGGAAAGCTCCTTCGTTAATCTGGTATTCACTAAACAGGCTGACGGAATGCTGCTGCTCGGCACTGATTTACCTTTTGATGCCAGTAAATCAGAACAGAAGAATCTGCCACCAATGGTGATGGCCTGCGAATATGCACCAGAGCTGGAATTGCCGACAGTTCACATTGATAACCTGACGTCTGCTTTTGAAATTGTGAATTATCTGACTCAGATGGGACACAAACGGATTGGTGAAATTGCTGGTCCTGACTCAGCCGCTTTGTGCCATTTCCGCCATCAGGGATACATGCAGGCTTTAAGACGTGCTGGCATTACAATGAACCCTGCCTATTACTACAAAGGTGACTTCAGTTTTGAAGCTGGTGTAAAAGCGATCCGGCAATTACTGGGTCTGTCGGATCCTCCGGGGGCTGTATTCTGCCACAATGACATGATGGCTATCGGTGCAATTCAGGAAGCAAAACGTCTGGGTGTCCGTGTTCCGCAGGATTTATCAGTCGTCGGTTTTGATGATATTAATTTTGCTCAGTACTGTGATCCTCCGTTAACCACGGTTTCTCAACCCCGATATGAGATTGGCCGTCAGGCAATGCTGATGATGCTGGAAGTGCTACGGGGACATGATGTCAGAGCTGGCTCTCGTTTACTGGAGACAAAACTTGTGATTCGCGATAGTGTTGCGCCTCCGCGAGCGACGTAA
- a CDS encoding co-chaperone GroES produces MNIRPLHDRVIVERQEVESKSAGGIVLTGSAAEKSTRGKVLAVGNGRVLENGTVQPLDVKVGDTVIFAEGYGTKSEKIDGKEVLILAENDILAIVE; encoded by the coding sequence ATGAATATTCGTCCATTACATGACCGAGTTATCGTTGAACGCCAAGAAGTTGAATCCAAATCTGCTGGTGGAATCGTTTTAACTGGTTCTGCGGCGGAAAAATCAACACGTGGAAAAGTGCTTGCTGTCGGCAACGGCCGGGTTCTTGAGAACGGCACGGTTCAGCCGTTGGACGTCAAAGTTGGTGATACTGTTATTTTTGCTGAAGGTTACGGCACAAAGTCGGAAAAAATCGATGGCAAAGAAGTATTGATCCTTGCTGAGAACGACATTCTGGCGATTGTCGAATAA
- a CDS encoding 1,4-dihydroxy-2-naphthoate polyprenyltransferase — MMNSISIWLDAARPKTLPLALISILTGSALAFSEKHFSWPIALLALATATLLQILSNLANDYGDAVKGTDNEARLGPLRAIQSGAVSLKDMKYAMMINVLLTIVAGMALILYALDSLENILVFIGLGVMAMIAAVAYTVGNKPYGYVGLGDVSVFIFFGLLGVSGTYFLYTGQLQTSLLLPSIACGLLAVAVLNINNMRDIENDEICGKRTIAVRLGPVLAKKYHFILLAGAVLAFSLYLWLQTDPLWLALPFLLSLIAVVKHAIAVWEAERPVQIAPMLPVVVRCSIVTNLLFVGVVVAQTLIS; from the coding sequence ATGATGAACTCTATTTCGATTTGGTTGGATGCGGCTAGACCGAAAACTTTACCTCTGGCATTGATTTCGATCCTCACAGGAAGTGCATTAGCTTTTTCAGAAAAGCATTTTTCATGGCCAATTGCTTTGCTGGCTCTGGCCACCGCCACTTTATTGCAAATCTTGTCTAATCTTGCCAATGATTATGGGGATGCAGTGAAAGGGACGGATAATGAAGCACGGCTGGGACCGCTACGAGCGATTCAGTCAGGGGCTGTGTCATTGAAAGACATGAAATATGCCATGATGATCAATGTGCTGCTCACTATCGTTGCCGGTATGGCTTTGATTCTGTATGCATTGGATTCGCTTGAGAATATACTGGTTTTTATCGGCCTTGGCGTGATGGCCATGATTGCCGCTGTTGCTTATACAGTCGGTAATAAACCCTATGGTTATGTCGGGCTTGGTGATGTCTCTGTTTTTATCTTTTTCGGGCTGCTGGGAGTCTCCGGTACTTATTTTCTTTATACCGGGCAGTTGCAGACTAGTTTGTTGCTCCCGTCGATTGCCTGTGGTTTGCTGGCCGTTGCCGTGCTGAATATAAACAATATGCGGGATATCGAAAATGATGAGATTTGCGGTAAGCGGACCATTGCCGTGCGTTTAGGTCCGGTTCTGGCCAAAAAATACCATTTCATTCTGTTGGCTGGAGCTGTTTTGGCCTTTAGTTTGTATCTATGGCTACAAACTGATCCGTTATGGCTGGCGCTTCCTTTCCTGCTGAGTTTGATCGCTGTGGTGAAACATGCCATTGCTGTCTGGGAAGCAGAGCGACCGGTACAAATCGCACCGATGTTACCTGTTGTCGTAAGATGCTCTATCGTGACAAACCTGCTGTTTGTCGGTGTTGTCGTTGCTCAAACTCTGATCAGTTAA
- the hslV gene encoding ATP-dependent protease subunit HslV → MTTIVSVRRDNKVVIAGDGQVSLGNTVMKGNARKVRRLYNDKVLAGFAGGTADAFTLFERFESKLQMHQGHLVKAAVELAKDWRSDRALRRLEAILAVADETASLIITGNGDVVQPENDLIAIGSGGNYAQAAATALLENTDLDAQEIAEKALKIAGDICVFTNHFQTIEALEIPQSES, encoded by the coding sequence GTGACTACTATCGTATCTGTCCGTCGTGATAATAAAGTTGTTATTGCCGGAGATGGGCAAGTTTCTCTGGGTAATACTGTGATGAAAGGGAATGCCCGCAAGGTTCGCCGCCTGTATAACGATAAAGTGCTGGCTGGCTTTGCCGGAGGAACTGCCGATGCATTTACGTTGTTTGAACGTTTTGAAAGTAAGCTGCAAATGCATCAGGGACATTTGGTGAAAGCAGCCGTTGAGCTTGCCAAAGACTGGCGTAGCGATCGGGCTCTGCGTCGCCTGGAAGCGATCCTTGCAGTCGCAGATGAGACCGCTTCACTGATTATTACCGGTAATGGTGATGTTGTGCAGCCGGAGAATGATTTAATTGCGATAGGTTCCGGTGGAAACTATGCTCAGGCTGCGGCGACGGCTTTGTTGGAGAATACAGATCTGGATGCTCAGGAAATTGCTGAAAAAGCACTGAAAATTGCAGGTGATATCTGTGTGTTTACTAACCATTTTCAGACTATCGAAGCACTTGAAATCCCTCAGAGTGAATCATAG
- a CDS encoding helix-turn-helix transcriptional regulator: MKTADKILHTLKREGAVTAKQLSERFGMTTMGARQHLQTLEEDGLVRFYDVKVKVGRPTRHWTLTANGHAYFADRHGELTLQVIDAVEQVYGSEGIAKIAATREAQTLAQYHAEMQSCMTLEEKLEMLVVLREREGYMVELETSSDGYRLIENHCPICKAATRCQSFCQSELNIFQSLLEGLCSVERQEHIVSGHRRCSYIIKRLN, encoded by the coding sequence ATGAAAACAGCCGACAAAATACTACACACGCTCAAACGGGAAGGCGCTGTGACAGCCAAACAGCTTTCAGAACGTTTTGGAATGACAACAATGGGAGCCCGCCAACATCTTCAGACACTTGAAGAAGATGGACTGGTCCGCTTTTATGATGTGAAAGTCAAAGTCGGCCGTCCGACACGCCACTGGACTCTTACCGCTAATGGTCATGCTTATTTCGCCGATCGGCATGGAGAATTAACACTTCAGGTCATTGATGCTGTCGAACAGGTGTATGGTTCCGAAGGGATTGCAAAAATTGCCGCCACCCGGGAAGCTCAGACACTAGCACAGTACCATGCCGAAATGCAGTCTTGTATGACACTTGAAGAAAAACTGGAAATGCTCGTTGTCCTGCGGGAAAGAGAAGGCTATATGGTTGAGCTGGAGACATCCTCTGACGGCTACCGTCTCATCGAAAACCACTGCCCAATCTGCAAAGCAGCAACCCGGTGCCAGAGCTTTTGTCAGTCAGAGCTTAATATTTTTCAGTCTTTGCTTGAGGGGCTGTGTTCAGTCGAGCGTCAGGAGCATATCGTCTCAGGTCATCGGCGCTGCAGTTATATCATCAAAAGACTCAATTAA
- the groL gene encoding chaperonin GroEL (60 kDa chaperone family; promotes refolding of misfolded polypeptides especially under stressful conditions; forms two stacked rings of heptamers to form a barrel-shaped 14mer; ends can be capped by GroES; misfolded proteins enter the barrel where they are refolded when GroES binds): MAAKDVKFGNDARVKMLEGVNVLADAVKVTLGPKGRNVVLDKSFGAPTITKDGVSVAREIELEDKFQNMGAQMVKEVASQANDAAGDGTTTATVLAQSIVNEGLKAVAAGMNPMDLKRGIDKAVVAAVEALKGLSVPCADTKAIAQVGTISANSDESVGNIIAEAMEKVGRDGVITVEEGQALQDELDVVEGMQFDRGYLSPYFINNQESGSVDLENPFILLVDKKVSNIRELLPVLESVAKASRPLLIIAEDVEGEALATLVVNNMRGIVKVAAVKAPGFGDRRKAMLQDIAILTGGTVISEEIGLELDKATLEDLGQAKRVTITKENTTVIDGAGEVAAIEGRVTQIRQQIEEATSDYDKEKLQERVAKLAGGVAVIKVGAATEVEMKEKKDRVEDALHATRAAVEEGVVAGGGVALIRAASQLTDLQGDNEEQNVGIRVALRAMEAPIRQIAANAGDEESVVANNVKAGEGNYGYNAASGDYGDMIAMGILDPTKVTRSALQFAASIAGLMITTEAMVTEVPKNDGAGMPDMGGMGGMPGMM; encoded by the coding sequence ATGGCTGCTAAAGACGTTAAGTTTGGAAATGATGCTCGAGTAAAAATGCTGGAAGGTGTGAACGTTCTGGCAGATGCAGTGAAAGTTACACTGGGCCCTAAAGGCCGTAACGTTGTTCTGGATAAATCATTTGGCGCACCAACTATTACAAAAGATGGTGTTTCTGTTGCTCGTGAGATTGAGCTGGAAGATAAGTTCCAGAACATGGGCGCACAAATGGTAAAAGAAGTTGCATCTCAGGCAAATGATGCGGCAGGTGACGGAACAACGACTGCAACCGTTCTGGCTCAGTCAATCGTCAATGAAGGCCTGAAAGCTGTTGCTGCGGGCATGAACCCAATGGATCTGAAGCGTGGTATCGATAAAGCAGTTGTTGCTGCTGTGGAAGCGCTGAAAGGACTTTCTGTACCATGTGCTGATACAAAAGCGATTGCACAGGTTGGTACTATCTCTGCCAACTCTGATGAGAGTGTTGGTAACATCATTGCTGAAGCAATGGAAAAAGTAGGCCGTGATGGTGTCATCACAGTTGAAGAAGGTCAGGCTCTGCAGGATGAGCTGGATGTTGTTGAAGGTATGCAGTTTGACCGTGGTTACCTGTCTCCTTACTTTATCAACAATCAGGAATCAGGTTCTGTAGATCTGGAAAATCCGTTTATCCTTCTGGTTGACAAAAAAGTATCTAACATTCGTGAACTGCTGCCAGTTCTTGAATCTGTTGCCAAAGCATCCCGTCCTCTGCTGATCATTGCTGAAGATGTAGAAGGTGAAGCTCTGGCCACACTGGTTGTGAACAACATGCGTGGTATCGTGAAAGTTGCAGCAGTGAAAGCTCCTGGTTTCGGTGATCGTCGTAAAGCAATGTTGCAAGACATCGCGATTCTGACTGGTGGTACGGTTATTTCTGAAGAGATTGGTCTGGAGTTGGATAAAGCAACTCTGGAAGATCTGGGTCAGGCCAAACGTGTCACAATCACAAAAGAAAATACCACTGTGATTGATGGTGCCGGTGAAGTGGCTGCGATTGAAGGTCGTGTGACTCAGATCCGTCAGCAAATCGAAGAAGCAACTTCTGATTACGATAAAGAGAAGCTTCAGGAGCGCGTTGCAAAACTGGCCGGTGGTGTTGCCGTCATTAAAGTTGGTGCAGCAACTGAAGTCGAAATGAAAGAGAAGAAAGATCGCGTGGAAGATGCACTTCATGCAACTCGTGCAGCGGTTGAAGAAGGCGTTGTTGCCGGTGGTGGCGTTGCGCTGATCCGTGCTGCTTCTCAGCTGACTGATCTGCAAGGCGATAATGAAGAACAGAATGTCGGTATCCGTGTTGCACTTCGTGCAATGGAAGCGCCAATTCGTCAAATTGCAGCGAATGCTGGTGATGAAGAGTCTGTTGTTGCCAATAACGTAAAAGCAGGCGAAGGTAACTATGGTTATAACGCAGCAAGCGGTGACTACGGTGATATGATTGCGATGGGTATTCTTGACCCAACAAAAGTTACACGTAGCGCACTACAGTTTGCAGCATCGATTGCCGGTCTGATGATTACAACTGAAGCGATGGTGACTGAAGTGCCTAAGAATGATGGCGCGGGTATGCCTGATATGGGTGGCATGGGCGGTATGCCAGGAATGATGTAA
- a CDS encoding DUF3135 domain-containing protein produces MTAPSSYTELPPFDELVALAKHNPEAFAMFKRDICEEMILSASRKMQDRLWAQQSHIDRVVRSCKNADHANVKLMRELSAQMVKFQNALASNSTDETPSTADVIPFNRYRPHA; encoded by the coding sequence ATGACTGCACCAAGTTCTTATACCGAGCTCCCCCCATTTGACGAGCTGGTAGCACTGGCTAAACATAATCCAGAAGCGTTCGCAATGTTCAAACGTGACATCTGTGAAGAGATGATCCTCTCTGCATCCAGAAAGATGCAGGATCGACTTTGGGCTCAACAAAGCCACATAGACAGAGTTGTCCGTTCATGCAAAAACGCGGATCACGCCAATGTAAAACTAATGAGAGAATTGAGTGCTCAGATGGTTAAGTTTCAAAATGCCTTAGCCAGTAACTCAACGGATGAAACGCCAAGCACTGCTGACGTTATTCCGTTTAATCGATACAGGCCACATGCTTAA
- the rraA gene encoding ribonuclease E activity regulator RraA, whose amino-acid sequence MEYNTSALCDIYFDQVDVVEPMFSNFGGRASFAGQITTVKCFEDNGLLREVLEQDGLGRVLLIDGGGSLRRALVDAELAALAEENEWEGLVVYGCVREVDELEEMNIGIQAMASIPVGAVAQNIGEVDIPVNFGGVTFLPEDYLYADSTGIILSQEPLNTDIEDAELDEEELDEELDDEELDDDLIEEDADERI is encoded by the coding sequence ATGGAATACAATACATCTGCACTTTGTGATATTTACTTCGATCAGGTTGATGTTGTAGAACCGATGTTCAGTAATTTTGGTGGGCGGGCTTCTTTTGCCGGTCAGATAACGACGGTCAAATGTTTCGAAGATAATGGTTTGCTCCGTGAAGTGCTTGAACAAGACGGTTTGGGGCGGGTGTTATTGATCGATGGCGGTGGCTCTCTACGCCGTGCTTTGGTTGATGCGGAGCTGGCGGCACTTGCCGAGGAAAATGAGTGGGAAGGGCTGGTTGTTTACGGTTGTGTCCGCGAAGTTGACGAACTGGAAGAAATGAATATCGGTATTCAGGCGATGGCTTCTATCCCGGTTGGGGCTGTGGCTCAAAATATTGGTGAAGTCGATATTCCGGTCAATTTCGGTGGTGTCACTTTCTTGCCTGAAGATTATCTTTATGCAGACAGCACCGGTATCATTCTTTCTCAGGAACCTTTAAATACTGATATCGAGGATGCTGAGTTGGATGAGGAAGAACTGGATGAAGAGCTCGATGATGAAGAACTCGACGATGATCTGATTGAAGAAGATGCTGATGAGCGGATCTGA
- a CDS encoding MATE family efflux transporter has product MHDKYGLLSAPIPVVLRRMTIPMTFGMISVLMFNLVDTYFISLLGTQALAAVSYTFPVTFAVNCITMGIGVGLSTSIAHLLGQKAMHSAARLTVHGLLLAVFLVIFASGLGLLTIEPLFTLLGAQKTLLPMIQQYMSIWYIAVPFLVIPMAGNSAIRATGDTKTPAQLMILSGIANGILDPLLIFGYGPFPELGIQGAAIASGISWIAALIGSLYILFFRDRLGTFPHLPSLWQDWKQILRIGTPAALSNAMNPISGALLMILLSQHGTVAVAAYGAAQRVESILILVLVSLTSALTPFMAQNFGADNPRRGFAGLFLSMRFSLVFQIIIFMMMVPLSVPISALFSQETQVRELLWHYLLVVPFSYGFQGVVMMIVSALNALRRPLRAFSWSFMRLFIFTLPSAWIGSLFWQIDGLFAGIAIGNILGGICGYLQALSLRRQSLLADSENNHYR; this is encoded by the coding sequence ATGCATGATAAATACGGGCTGCTCTCGGCGCCAATTCCAGTCGTACTCCGCCGGATGACGATCCCGATGACCTTCGGCATGATATCGGTGCTGATGTTTAACTTAGTCGACACCTATTTCATCTCTCTGTTGGGAACACAGGCATTAGCTGCCGTCAGCTATACTTTTCCTGTCACTTTTGCGGTGAACTGCATCACGATGGGAATTGGCGTCGGTCTATCGACCAGTATCGCACATCTGCTTGGTCAGAAAGCCATGCATAGTGCAGCCCGCCTTACAGTTCATGGTCTTCTGCTGGCCGTATTTCTGGTCATCTTCGCTTCCGGGCTGGGACTTTTAACCATTGAACCACTCTTTACTTTGCTCGGAGCCCAAAAAACATTACTTCCCATGATCCAGCAATATATGTCCATCTGGTATATTGCGGTTCCGTTTCTGGTCATTCCTATGGCTGGTAATAGTGCCATCCGGGCAACTGGTGATACAAAAACACCAGCCCAACTTATGATTTTATCCGGTATCGCCAATGGGATTCTCGACCCCTTACTTATTTTCGGCTATGGTCCCTTCCCCGAACTTGGAATCCAGGGAGCAGCCATTGCCAGCGGCATTAGTTGGATCGCTGCGTTAATTGGTTCTTTGTATATTCTGTTTTTCCGGGATCGTCTGGGCACATTTCCGCATTTACCGTCGCTATGGCAAGACTGGAAACAGATTTTACGTATCGGAACTCCGGCGGCACTTTCCAATGCCATGAATCCAATTTCTGGCGCATTGCTGATGATCCTGCTGTCCCAACATGGAACTGTAGCGGTAGCAGCTTACGGTGCAGCACAACGAGTTGAGTCGATTCTGATTCTGGTTTTGGTGTCGCTGACGTCTGCTCTTACACCGTTCATGGCCCAGAATTTTGGGGCTGATAATCCTCGGCGGGGATTTGCCGGATTATTTCTGAGTATGCGTTTTTCTCTCGTTTTTCAAATCATCATTTTCATGATGATGGTCCCGCTAAGTGTCCCGATATCCGCACTCTTTTCTCAGGAAACTCAGGTCCGGGAACTGCTCTGGCATTATTTACTGGTCGTTCCGTTCAGTTATGGGTTTCAGGGCGTTGTCATGATGATCGTTTCAGCATTGAATGCACTGCGTCGTCCTCTGCGTGCATTTAGCTGGAGTTTTATGCGACTCTTTATTTTCACGCTACCTTCCGCCTGGATTGGTTCACTGTTCTGGCAGATTGACGGGTTATTTGCAGGAATTGCCATTGGCAACATTCTGGGGGGAATTTGCGGATACTTGCAGGCTCTGTCGTTACGCCGCCAGAGCCTGTTAGCCGATTCAGAGAATAATCACTATCGCTAA
- a CDS encoding tautomerase family protein, whose amino-acid sequence MINLRMEYSAPVDERMNVSRLLEDLHQVLLDDERLQRMRIPVKSSAVRIHQWFIGEQLDSVDFIQLILEIPQNDAAEIGQSVSGMLADVLEQEAEKVENLSVYLRIAEQTCIRSRS is encoded by the coding sequence ATGATCAATCTCCGGATGGAGTACTCAGCGCCTGTGGATGAGCGAATGAATGTTTCCCGTTTACTGGAAGATCTTCATCAGGTATTGCTGGATGATGAGAGGCTACAGCGAATGAGAATCCCGGTAAAAAGTAGTGCGGTCCGGATACATCAGTGGTTTATCGGTGAGCAGCTTGATTCGGTGGATTTCATTCAACTGATACTGGAAATCCCTCAGAATGACGCAGCCGAAATTGGGCAGTCTGTTTCCGGAATGCTGGCAGATGTACTCGAGCAGGAAGCAGAAAAAGTGGAGAATCTCTCAGTCTATCTGAGAATTGCTGAGCAGACCTGTATCCGAAGCCGTAGCTAG